DNA from Thermoleophilum album:
ACGGAGTGGGTTCGCGAAGCGCGGCTCTGTGCAGGGTGACCCAATAACCGTTGCAGCTACCGACACCGCCTTCGGTTGGCTGGTGGTTCACGTCACCCGCCCGTTAGTGGTCTTCGCGTTTTTGGTGCTCGCCCTGCGCCTCGGCGGCAAACGCGAGCTAGCGCAGGCCAGCGTGCTCGACCTCGCGGTGCTGTTGATCGTCTCCGAGGCGCTTCAGAACTCGATCATCGGTAGCGACACCTCGCTGCAGGGAGGCCTGGTCGCGGCCGGGACGCTGTTCGCTACGAACTACGCGTTCGCCCGCCTCCTCTACCGCAGCCCGCGCGCACGTCGCCTGCTCGAGGGAACACCACGCGTGTTGGTCGAGGACGGGAAGAT
Protein-coding regions in this window:
- a CDS encoding DUF421 domain-containing protein; the encoded protein is MQGDPITVAATDTAFGWLVVHVTRPLVVFAFLVLALRLGGKRELAQASVLDLAVLLIVSEALQNSIIGSDTSLQGGLVAAGTLFATNYAFARLLYRSPRARRLLEGTPRVLVEDGKILVEACRREAITEDELRSIARESGFERLEDVGLMVLEPNGHISVMGPRAAEHWRRQHPRADRGRRTRRRRPGAKE